A genomic segment from Brucella pseudogrignonensis encodes:
- a CDS encoding sensor histidine kinase, whose protein sequence is MLELAPSRLLDRYLTISRLLAGQLDFDSIIQSVAAEINHILPYDHLDVCIKMVDGKFHIAYESGIATAWSRNPPALLSGSPIRTVLSGEVEYLLTDDARTDPRFHFEGAFSTPIIEHDLKARLHVPLKAQGDIIGALSCSSLQTGSYSTRDVENAQSIADLLAPYFFAIRAAEQAKRSAIVEAEARAREEGLRFGALKLTEALETERHRIGMDLHDQTLADLTRLARHVERLTRAPDLSGEQLEPLFRGLQHCMQDLRQIIEEAKPSVLQLFGFAQATENHLDRSIRESGAAIEWILEDQSDGMTDRLEETVATSLFRIVQEAINNAIRHALAGEIRVRLRDKGGRLLVEVMDDGIGMDRQAPRIGHGIDNMRTRARLISAIFAIRKNTDGSGTCVTIHLPPEMNEPIGG, encoded by the coding sequence TTGCTGGAACTGGCCCCCTCACGCCTGCTTGACCGCTATCTGACTATTTCCAGATTGCTGGCAGGGCAGCTCGATTTTGATTCTATTATTCAGTCCGTCGCTGCAGAGATCAATCATATCCTGCCCTATGACCATCTCGATGTCTGCATCAAGATGGTGGATGGCAAGTTTCACATTGCTTATGAGAGCGGCATTGCCACTGCCTGGAGCCGCAATCCACCCGCACTTCTTTCGGGAAGTCCGATCCGCACGGTATTGTCGGGCGAAGTTGAATATTTGCTGACGGATGATGCCCGCACAGATCCGCGTTTTCATTTTGAAGGGGCGTTTTCGACACCGATCATTGAACATGATCTTAAAGCCCGATTGCATGTGCCACTCAAGGCACAGGGAGATATTATTGGCGCGCTCAGCTGCTCGAGCTTGCAAACGGGCAGTTATTCAACACGCGATGTAGAAAATGCGCAGTCGATTGCCGATCTTCTGGCACCTTATTTCTTCGCAATCCGTGCCGCTGAACAGGCGAAGCGCTCGGCGATTGTCGAGGCGGAAGCGCGGGCGCGTGAGGAGGGCTTGCGGTTTGGCGCACTCAAACTCACAGAGGCTCTGGAAACGGAACGCCATCGCATTGGCATGGATCTGCATGATCAGACACTCGCTGATCTCACCCGTCTTGCCCGTCACGTCGAGCGTTTGACACGCGCGCCCGACCTTTCGGGCGAACAGCTCGAACCCTTGTTTCGCGGCTTGCAGCATTGCATGCAGGATTTGCGGCAGATCATCGAAGAAGCAAAACCTTCCGTGCTTCAGCTCTTCGGTTTTGCGCAGGCAACGGAGAACCATCTCGACCGTTCGATCCGCGAAAGCGGCGCTGCAATTGAATGGATTCTGGAAGACCAGAGCGACGGCATGACCGACAGGCTCGAAGAGACGGTCGCGACTTCGCTTTTCCGCATTGTGCAGGAAGCAATCAACAATGCGATTCGTCATGCTCTCGCTGGAGAAATCCGCGTTCGTCTGCGCGATAAGGGTGGTCGGCTTCTCGTTGAAGTTATGGATGACGGCATTGGTATGGACCGTCAGGCTCCGCGTATCGGCCATGGTATCGATAATATGCGCACAAGAGCACGGCTCATTTCTGCAATCTTC
- a CDS encoding ABC transporter substrate-binding protein: MKLGKILLASAALATLMASGSAFADTSSKKIAFSNNYAGNSWRQAMLQSWDKLTKEAVSAGTVSAADAFTTAENQATEQAAQIQNMILQGYDAIVINAASPTALNGAVKEACDAGITVVSFDGIVTEPCAWRIAVDFKGIGEGQVDYLAKRLPEGGNLLEIRGLAGVSVDDEIHAGILEGVKKHPNFKIVGSVHGDWAADVAQRAVAGVLPSLPKIDAVVTQGGDGYGAAQAFAAAKRETPIIIMGNREDELQWWKQQKDANGYETMSVSIAPGVSTLAFWVAQQILDGKDVKKDLVVPFLSVNQDTLDKELANTQKGGVANVEYSLEDAQKVIADAK; the protein is encoded by the coding sequence ATGAAGCTTGGGAAAATTCTTTTGGCATCTGCAGCACTCGCCACATTGATGGCAAGCGGTAGTGCATTTGCTGACACATCATCAAAGAAGATCGCATTCTCCAACAATTACGCCGGTAACTCATGGCGTCAGGCGATGCTACAGAGCTGGGACAAGCTTACAAAGGAAGCCGTTAGCGCAGGCACAGTTTCTGCAGCCGATGCTTTCACCACAGCTGAAAACCAGGCCACCGAACAGGCAGCGCAAATCCAGAATATGATTTTGCAAGGCTATGACGCAATTGTCATCAATGCTGCTTCACCAACTGCATTGAATGGCGCCGTCAAAGAAGCCTGCGATGCGGGCATCACCGTCGTTTCCTTCGACGGTATCGTCACCGAGCCTTGTGCATGGCGCATTGCGGTTGACTTCAAGGGAATAGGCGAAGGCCAAGTCGATTATCTGGCCAAGCGTCTTCCTGAAGGTGGCAACCTGCTTGAAATTCGCGGGCTTGCCGGTGTTTCTGTCGATGATGAAATCCATGCTGGCATTCTGGAAGGCGTGAAGAAACACCCGAATTTCAAAATCGTCGGCTCTGTGCATGGTGACTGGGCGGCAGATGTTGCGCAGCGCGCTGTGGCCGGTGTCCTGCCTAGCCTGCCGAAGATCGACGCCGTGGTAACACAAGGCGGCGACGGTTACGGCGCAGCACAGGCTTTTGCCGCAGCAAAGCGCGAAACACCAATCATCATCATGGGCAACCGTGAAGACGAACTGCAGTGGTGGAAGCAGCAGAAAGATGCGAACGGCTATGAAACCATGTCGGTTTCTATTGCGCCGGGCGTTTCAACACTCGCTTTCTGGGTCGCACAGCAGATTCTTGATGGCAAAGACGTCAAGAAGGACCTCGTCGTTCCATTCCTAAGCGTTAATCAGGACACGCTCGATAAAGAACTGGCAAACACCCAGAAGGGTGGCGTTGCGAATGTCGAGTATTCGCTTGAAGACGCGCAGAAGGTTATTGCGGACGCAAAGTAA
- a CDS encoding sugar ABC transporter ATP-binding protein yields the protein MANSIDKGEVVAARNIRVQFGAVKALDGAELVIHEGECVGLVGHNGAGKSTIVNVINGGLTPHEGSLSYHGEAGHGVATARKHGIRCVFQELSLFPNLTIAENVRIMQRDLTGANWRGKAVDLIAKKLSEIFPGHKIDCAATVDELSIAERQMVEIAINFTAPGTPPKLVILDEPTSSLDAGIAAQLMTYVRRFVGTGGSVILISHMLGEILSTSDRIVVMKDGKVVANRAASDFTNRSLVEAMGSVEREKAARRTAQASTTGTAVLSAKKRAHDSKPFQAFKGEVIGLAGLAGHGQTKMLLDLYYARRPNWLPARNCEIAFVAGDRSLNGTFPLWSILHNLTIGSLDRLSSLKLVDQSREDQLGGQWKDKIHIRTPDMGNRILSLSGGNQQKVLFARALATSANAILMDDPMRGVDVGTKQEVYEILRQEAENGRTFVWYSTEMDEIELCDRVYVFRDGAIVTELIGDEITEKNVLAASFEGGHE from the coding sequence ATGGCAAATTCAATCGACAAAGGCGAAGTCGTCGCCGCACGCAATATTCGCGTGCAGTTCGGTGCGGTGAAGGCACTGGATGGCGCGGAACTTGTGATCCATGAAGGCGAATGTGTCGGACTTGTCGGCCATAATGGCGCGGGCAAATCCACCATCGTCAATGTCATCAATGGTGGCCTTACCCCGCATGAGGGCAGCCTTTCCTATCACGGTGAGGCAGGCCATGGCGTGGCGACTGCCCGCAAGCACGGCATCCGCTGCGTCTTTCAGGAGCTGTCGCTCTTCCCTAATCTGACAATTGCCGAAAATGTCCGCATCATGCAGCGCGACCTTACGGGCGCGAACTGGCGCGGCAAGGCCGTAGACCTCATTGCAAAAAAGCTCAGTGAGATTTTCCCCGGCCACAAGATTGATTGCGCGGCAACCGTTGATGAGTTGTCCATTGCTGAACGGCAGATGGTTGAAATCGCCATTAACTTCACCGCCCCCGGCACGCCACCAAAGCTGGTCATTCTCGATGAACCAACCTCATCGCTCGATGCGGGCATTGCTGCACAGCTGATGACCTATGTTCGTCGCTTTGTCGGCACAGGTGGTTCGGTGATCCTCATTTCGCATATGCTTGGTGAAATCCTTTCAACATCCGACCGCATCGTCGTGATGAAAGACGGCAAAGTCGTCGCTAATCGTGCAGCAAGCGATTTCACCAATCGCAGCCTTGTCGAAGCCATGGGCAGTGTCGAACGTGAAAAAGCGGCACGCCGCACGGCACAAGCCAGCACGACAGGCACTGCCGTTCTCTCTGCAAAAAAGCGCGCCCATGACAGCAAGCCGTTTCAGGCTTTCAAGGGCGAAGTTATCGGCCTCGCTGGACTTGCCGGTCATGGTCAAACCAAGATGCTGCTCGATCTTTATTATGCGCGTCGGCCAAACTGGTTGCCTGCGCGCAATTGCGAGATCGCATTTGTGGCGGGTGATCGCAGCTTGAACGGCACGTTTCCGCTCTGGAGCATCCTGCACAATCTCACCATTGGTTCGCTTGATCGTCTCTCATCGCTAAAGCTCGTCGATCAGTCACGCGAAGATCAGCTTGGCGGACAGTGGAAAGACAAGATCCATATCCGTACACCCGATATGGGCAATCGCATTCTGTCGCTTTCCGGTGGCAATCAGCAGAAAGTGCTTTTTGCGCGTGCGCTTGCGACCAGCGCCAATGCCATTCTGATGGACGACCCCATGCGCGGTGTGGACGTCGGCACCAAGCAGGAAGTCTATGAAATCCTTCGCCAGGAAGCTGAAAATGGCCGTACCTTTGTCTGGTATTCCACCGAAATGGACGAGATCGAATTGTGTGATCGCGTCTATGTCTTCCGCGACGGTGCAATCGTGACAGAACTTATCGGCGACGAAATCACGGAAAAGAACGTGCTTGCTGCATCCTTTGAGGGAGGACACGAATAA
- a CDS encoding ABC transporter permease — MRFSASSLRLLTPVFSLALLLAAVFYMQPRAMSYTGLNLLFNLAVPIALATIAQMLIMAVNDLDLSMGTFVSFVVCVAATYLNTNPVIGVLILAAAIAAYAALGAIIHLRNLPSIVVTLGMSFVWGGLAVLLLPSPGGQAPDWARWIMTTKPPFIPMAIVASILIAIVTHFIVMRTTFGVLMRGAGGNARSIERAGWSITAIRAGTYALAAFFAVLAGIALVGLTTSADANIALRYTLLSIAGVILGGGEFVGGRISPIGAVIGALTLTLAGSFLSFMRISPDWQIGAQGGILIIVLALRLFLNRLDRREKKQ; from the coding sequence ATGCGTTTCTCCGCTTCATCTCTCCGCCTTCTGACGCCGGTCTTCTCGCTCGCTTTGCTGCTGGCTGCTGTTTTCTACATGCAGCCGCGCGCAATGAGCTATACCGGCCTTAACCTGCTGTTCAACCTCGCCGTCCCGATTGCGCTCGCAACAATCGCGCAGATGCTGATCATGGCAGTCAATGATCTTGATCTGTCGATGGGCACCTTCGTGAGCTTCGTGGTCTGTGTGGCTGCGACCTATCTCAACACAAATCCCGTCATCGGTGTTCTGATCCTTGCAGCGGCGATTGCAGCCTATGCGGCACTCGGCGCCATCATCCATCTGCGCAATCTGCCCTCCATTGTCGTCACACTCGGAATGTCGTTCGTGTGGGGTGGCCTTGCCGTTTTGCTCCTGCCCTCACCCGGCGGTCAGGCGCCCGACTGGGCACGCTGGATCATGACCACTAAACCGCCATTCATACCGATGGCAATTGTCGCAAGCATTCTGATTGCCATTGTTACGCATTTCATCGTCATGCGCACGACATTCGGCGTGCTGATGCGTGGTGCAGGCGGCAATGCCCGCTCCATCGAGCGCGCGGGCTGGTCGATCACAGCAATCCGCGCCGGAACATATGCGCTTGCGGCCTTTTTTGCAGTGCTTGCAGGCATCGCACTTGTGGGACTGACCACCTCGGCAGATGCCAATATTGCGCTGCGCTATACGCTGCTCTCCATTGCCGGTGTCATCCTTGGTGGTGGTGAATTTGTTGGCGGTCGCATTTCTCCCATTGGCGCAGTCATCGGGGCGCTAACACTCACGCTTGCGGGTTCCTTCCTTTCCTTTATGCGCATCTCGCCCGACTGGCAGATTGGTGCGCAGGGCGGAATCCTCATCATTGTTCTGGCGCTTCGCCTCTTCCTCAATCGCCTCGACCGCCGGGAGAAAAAGCAATGA
- a CDS encoding ABC transporter permease has protein sequence MNAVSVLTSRPWIWSFIATIAVWVITILFTGGAGAAGLSHAAFTFASFSVIVGLGQMFVITLGPGNIDLSVPATMTLAATLALKLMDSQDSMLLAGLAVALLIGLGIGICNYALIKALRIPPIIATLSMSFLIQSTAIWSNRGLRVKPPEILAQFTTSSVFGIPNVAIVALLLSVLGWVLLKKSIYGRWISAIGQNPFAARMAGVPVDGTRFVTYLLCAVLASLCGFLLACFSGGAALNMGAEYLLMSIAVVIIGGTAVAGGDSNIPGIWGAALFMFLIVSMLNTYGFGAGVRLVLTGLTIIAVIFLASRRRPER, from the coding sequence ATGAACGCTGTCTCCGTTCTCACAAGCCGTCCGTGGATATGGTCCTTCATCGCAACCATTGCTGTCTGGGTCATCACCATATTGTTTACGGGTGGCGCGGGTGCCGCAGGGCTTTCTCACGCGGCCTTCACCTTCGCATCGTTCTCGGTGATTGTCGGCCTCGGGCAGATGTTCGTCATAACGCTTGGTCCCGGCAATATCGACCTCTCGGTTCCGGCCACCATGACCCTTGCCGCCACATTGGCATTGAAGCTGATGGACTCGCAAGACAGCATGCTGCTGGCAGGGCTTGCCGTTGCTCTTCTGATCGGCCTTGGCATTGGCATCTGCAATTATGCGCTGATCAAGGCGCTGCGCATTCCGCCTATCATTGCAACTCTGTCGATGAGCTTTCTGATCCAGTCGACCGCTATCTGGAGCAATCGCGGTCTGCGCGTAAAACCGCCCGAAATTCTGGCACAGTTCACCACCTCTTCTGTCTTTGGCATCCCCAATGTTGCAATCGTGGCGCTGCTCCTCTCGGTGTTGGGCTGGGTGCTTCTCAAGAAAAGCATTTATGGTCGTTGGATTTCAGCCATCGGACAAAATCCCTTTGCTGCACGTATGGCAGGTGTTCCGGTTGATGGGACACGCTTCGTCACCTATCTGCTTTGCGCAGTATTGGCTTCGCTCTGCGGCTTCCTGCTTGCCTGTTTTTCAGGCGGCGCGGCACTCAATATGGGTGCTGAATATCTGCTGATGTCGATTGCCGTCGTCATCATTGGAGGCACAGCGGTCGCCGGTGGCGATTCCAATATCCCCGGCATCTGGGGAGCCGCTCTCTTCATGTTCCTCATAGTCTCCATGCTCAACACCTACGGCTTCGGCGCCGGTGTTCGTCTCGTTCTGACAGGACTAACCATCATTGCGGTGATTTTCCTGGCGAGCCGCCGCAGACCTGAGCGTTAA
- a CDS encoding SMP-30/gluconolactonase/LRE family protein, producing the protein MSQHPSIYEIHDERFQNLIISSADLDELYSDCRWAEGPVWFGDLNCLLWSDIPNQRILRWVPEGGVSVFRQPSNFANGNTRDREGRLVSCEHGGRRVTRTELDGSITVLADSYQGKKLNAPNDVIVRSDGTIWFTDPTYGIMADYEGYKADAEQPTRNVYRLDPKSGELTAVITDFQQPNGLAFSPDETKLFVADSAYSHDEKAPRHIRVFDVVDDGKRVTGGNIFCTIDNGLPDGFRFDTDGNLWTSAGDGVHCFSPDGELLGKIKTPQTVANITFGGPRRNRLFIAATKSLYAVYLTVTGAQHP; encoded by the coding sequence TTGTCTCAGCATCCTTCGATTTACGAAATTCACGACGAGCGCTTTCAAAATCTAATCATATCGAGCGCCGATCTTGATGAACTCTATAGTGATTGTCGCTGGGCCGAAGGGCCGGTCTGGTTCGGTGATCTGAATTGCCTGCTGTGGAGCGACATTCCCAACCAGCGTATTTTGCGCTGGGTGCCGGAAGGCGGCGTTTCTGTGTTCCGCCAGCCTTCAAATTTTGCCAATGGCAATACGCGCGACCGTGAAGGACGACTGGTCTCCTGTGAGCATGGCGGGCGTCGTGTCACCCGCACTGAACTTGACGGCAGCATCACCGTGCTTGCCGATAGCTATCAGGGAAAAAAGCTCAACGCACCAAATGATGTTATCGTCCGCTCAGACGGTACCATTTGGTTCACCGACCCGACCTACGGCATCATGGCGGATTATGAAGGCTACAAAGCAGACGCCGAACAGCCAACCCGCAATGTGTATCGTCTTGATCCGAAGAGCGGCGAACTTACAGCCGTCATAACAGACTTTCAGCAGCCCAACGGCCTCGCCTTTTCGCCCGATGAAACGAAACTCTTCGTTGCAGACAGCGCCTATAGTCACGACGAAAAAGCACCGCGTCATATCCGGGTTTTCGATGTCGTTGATGACGGCAAGCGCGTCACGGGTGGTAATATTTTCTGCACGATTGATAACGGCCTACCAGATGGCTTTCGTTTTGACACGGATGGCAATTTGTGGACCAGCGCTGGCGATGGCGTGCATTGCTTCTCACCCGACGGTGAACTGCTTGGTAAGATCAAGACGCCGCAGACCGTCGCAAATATCACTTTTGGCGGCCCGCGCCGCAACCGGCTTTTCATTGCTGCAACAAAATCGCTTTATGCGGTCTATCTTACTGTCACAGGGGCTCAGCATCCATAA
- a CDS encoding HPP family protein, with translation MFSRFRLFIPILAGANLRDRVIACFGALLGIGLTGFITALILGQSMALPIIVAPIGASAVLIFAVPASPLAQPWSIIGGNVISALVGITIARFVDHQVLAIGLSVGLAIAAMSFARCLHPPGGAAALTAVIGGPAVTGIGYQFAFIPVGLNSVTLVVLGIAFHKLMRRKYPHVPVATPVNTHKTSDLPPSLRVGFNSDDVNKALQAIDETFDIDPSDLDRLLRQVELEALLRTHGTSQAKDIMSRDVICVTEDDTPDRARELLLTHNIRALPVVDGTGKLKGTIGLRELQNIGTDAGSLMIEAIKASPDDPVVGLVPKLTDGHAHAIIVTDHDDIVQGLISQTDLLSALGRSLRFQEPNQPKKRKSPLHLLRGAGI, from the coding sequence GTGTTCAGCCGGTTTCGTCTGTTTATACCTATATTGGCCGGCGCGAATTTGCGCGATCGCGTGATCGCGTGTTTCGGTGCTTTGCTGGGTATCGGCCTCACAGGTTTTATCACGGCACTCATACTGGGGCAGTCGATGGCTCTGCCCATCATCGTTGCTCCGATTGGTGCTTCTGCGGTGCTTATTTTCGCTGTTCCAGCGAGTCCCCTGGCACAGCCATGGTCAATCATCGGCGGCAACGTGATTTCAGCGCTGGTTGGCATAACAATTGCAAGATTTGTCGACCATCAGGTGCTCGCCATCGGCCTGAGTGTCGGCCTGGCCATCGCCGCGATGTCTTTTGCCCGTTGCCTGCATCCGCCGGGTGGCGCGGCCGCTTTGACAGCTGTAATCGGTGGCCCTGCCGTGACGGGGATTGGATATCAGTTTGCTTTTATCCCAGTCGGATTGAACTCGGTCACGCTGGTTGTGCTGGGCATTGCCTTTCACAAGCTCATGCGGCGCAAATATCCGCATGTGCCGGTAGCAACTCCCGTCAATACGCATAAGACCAGCGATCTGCCTCCATCTTTGCGCGTCGGTTTCAATTCAGATGATGTAAACAAGGCGTTGCAGGCCATTGATGAAACATTTGATATTGATCCTTCCGATCTGGATCGACTGTTAAGGCAGGTCGAGCTGGAAGCGCTTCTTCGCACCCATGGCACATCGCAAGCAAAAGATATCATGTCGCGCGACGTGATTTGCGTCACTGAAGATGACACGCCAGACCGGGCGCGAGAACTGCTACTCACGCATAACATACGCGCATTGCCAGTGGTCGATGGGACAGGCAAGCTCAAAGGAACGATTGGATTGCGCGAGCTCCAGAACATCGGTACCGATGCAGGCTCGTTGATGATAGAGGCAATCAAGGCTTCACCGGACGATCCGGTGGTAGGACTGGTGCCAAAGCTGACCGACGGACATGCACATGCCATCATCGTGACCGATCACGATGATATCGTGCAGGGCCTCATCTCGCAGACTGATCTGCTCAGTGCGCTTGGACGCTCGCTGCGTTTTCAGGAGCCGAACCAGCCAAAGAAGCGGAAGTCTCCGCTTCACCTTCTGCGCGGTGCAGGCATTTAA
- a CDS encoding M20/M25/M40 family metallo-hydrolase: MANGASNAVTMAHNHIDAQHVEKLALRLVGWNSETGTPGEATFSDHLVAVLKEIPYFQQNPDNIRTIASHGDQLTHNVVALVRGKGKHTLALAGHFDTVATDNYHELKSLACESLKLKDALIADLSKRSRSAQEDRALEDLLSGDFLPGRGMLDMKSGLAVGIACAEKFAEDEDRNGNLLLVFTPDEERESRGMRSMRNALPAIARDFDIEIAAAINLDVTSDQGDGQEGRAVYAGTIGKLLPFALVIGLSSHASYPYEGVSAQAMAAGILARFEGNAALADRDENDISPPPICLEAKDLRDGYEVTTPERFWIALNWLYHAMTAEELFERFKNEVLAGATQAVERFSAQSEAFGKLIGKRPGAIPAAPKLITFEQLRLIAAEVAGDKFEALYSEQEKRLSHIDNPLSVSRQLTEWLVGVAHLSGPAVVVGFAGLHYPASHLDEKQANDRAFKQAIDATMQQFENFADQALVWKPYFQGISDMSFLGQATLGQDLVSLNTPVARLVDHPASDALRFPVVNIGPWGREFHQKLERVHAPYAFEILPQVVSLIAEEFLSKRA; this comes from the coding sequence ATTGCAAACGGCGCGTCTAACGCCGTAACGATGGCGCACAACCATATTGATGCACAGCATGTTGAGAAACTGGCGCTGCGTCTGGTTGGCTGGAACAGCGAAACCGGAACGCCTGGCGAAGCGACATTCTCTGATCATCTGGTGGCTGTTTTGAAGGAAATTCCTTACTTTCAGCAGAACCCTGATAATATCCGCACAATTGCCAGTCATGGTGATCAGCTGACGCACAATGTCGTCGCACTGGTGCGTGGTAAGGGCAAACACACACTCGCTCTGGCAGGCCATTTCGATACGGTTGCAACGGATAATTATCACGAGTTGAAATCGCTTGCCTGCGAGAGTCTCAAGCTCAAAGATGCGTTGATTGCGGATCTATCCAAGCGTTCACGTTCTGCACAGGAAGATCGTGCATTGGAAGATTTGCTGAGTGGCGATTTTCTTCCGGGGCGCGGCATGCTTGATATGAAAAGCGGCCTTGCCGTTGGTATCGCTTGCGCTGAAAAATTTGCTGAAGATGAAGATCGCAACGGCAATCTCCTGCTTGTGTTCACACCGGATGAAGAACGCGAAAGCCGCGGTATGCGCTCAATGCGCAATGCGCTGCCCGCGATAGCCCGTGATTTCGACATTGAAATCGCAGCAGCTATCAATCTCGATGTGACGTCTGATCAAGGCGACGGTCAGGAGGGACGCGCGGTCTATGCCGGAACCATCGGTAAGTTGTTACCATTTGCGCTGGTCATCGGACTAAGCTCACATGCAAGCTATCCTTATGAAGGTGTCAGTGCACAGGCTATGGCTGCTGGTATTCTGGCTCGCTTTGAGGGCAATGCTGCTCTTGCTGATCGCGACGAGAATGATATTTCACCACCGCCAATCTGCCTTGAAGCAAAAGATTTGCGCGATGGATATGAAGTGACCACGCCTGAACGCTTCTGGATCGCACTGAACTGGCTTTATCATGCCATGACTGCAGAAGAGCTGTTTGAACGCTTCAAGAATGAAGTGCTGGCAGGCGCTACGCAAGCGGTTGAACGTTTTTCTGCGCAGTCTGAAGCCTTCGGTAAGCTGATTGGCAAACGTCCGGGCGCCATTCCGGCTGCACCGAAGCTCATTACATTTGAGCAATTACGGCTTATCGCTGCGGAAGTCGCAGGCGACAAGTTCGAGGCGCTTTACAGCGAGCAGGAAAAGCGCCTCTCCCACATAGACAATCCTTTATCTGTCAGCCGTCAGTTAACGGAATGGCTGGTGGGTGTGGCTCATCTGTCTGGTCCGGCAGTCGTGGTCGGCTTTGCTGGTCTTCATTATCCTGCAAGCCATTTGGATGAGAAGCAGGCGAATGATCGTGCATTCAAACAGGCGATTGACGCGACGATGCAGCAATTCGAAAATTTTGCGGATCAGGCATTGGTCTGGAAGCCTTATTTCCAGGGAATTTCAGATATGAGCTTCTTGGGGCAGGCGACGCTTGGTCAGGATCTCGTTTCACTCAATACGCCGGTTGCACGTTTGGTTGACCATCCGGCCAGCGATGCGTTGCGGTTCCCTGTGGTTAACATCGGTCCTTGGGGCCGCGAGTTTCACCAGAAGCTGGAGCGCGTACATGCGCCTTATGCATTTGAGATCTTGCCGCAGGTTGTATCGTTGATCGCGGAAGAATTTTTGTCGAAGCGTGCCTGA
- a CDS encoding amino acid ABC transporter ATP-binding protein, producing MNTQTPMIELRQIRKSYGDIEVLKGIDLTVAKGKIVSIIGPSGSGKSTLLRSINMLEETNSGEIWLDGHQVNRPLKGRAFEKHINHIRQEMGMVFQQFNLFPHLTVLQNIMVGPMKLKGLSKADALERANSLLAKVGLIDKGHAYPARLSGGQKQRVAIARALAMQPKVMLFDEATSALDPELVEEVNQVMKQLASEHMTMLIVTHEMRFAAEVCDHVMFMDGGVVVEQGSPDQVLSNPTEERTRAFLRKHLSH from the coding sequence ATGAACACACAGACCCCCATGATCGAACTGCGTCAGATCAGAAAGTCTTATGGCGATATTGAGGTGCTGAAAGGCATTGATCTGACTGTCGCCAAAGGAAAGATTGTTTCCATTATCGGCCCCAGCGGTTCAGGCAAAAGCACGCTTTTGCGTTCTATCAATATGCTGGAAGAAACCAACAGCGGCGAAATCTGGCTTGATGGCCATCAAGTTAATCGCCCGCTGAAGGGCCGTGCTTTTGAAAAGCACATCAACCATATCCGTCAGGAAATGGGGATGGTGTTCCAGCAGTTTAATTTGTTCCCACATCTGACTGTTCTCCAGAACATCATGGTTGGCCCGATGAAGCTGAAGGGTTTGTCCAAGGCAGATGCATTGGAACGTGCAAATAGCTTGCTTGCGAAGGTTGGTCTTATCGATAAAGGTCATGCCTATCCTGCACGGCTCTCGGGTGGTCAGAAGCAGCGTGTTGCGATTGCTCGCGCATTGGCTATGCAGCCCAAAGTGATGCTGTTTGATGAAGCGACTTCAGCACTTGATCCAGAATTGGTTGAAGAAGTGAATCAGGTGATGAAGCAGCTCGCAAGTGAACATATGACTATGTTGATCGTCACACACGAGATGCGTTTTGCAGCCGAAGTCTGTGACCACGTCATGTTCATGGATGGTGGTGTGGTGGTTGAACAGGGCTCGCCAGATCAGGTTCTGTCCAATCCCACGGAAGAGCGGACGCGGGCATTCCTGCGCAAGCATCTGTCTCATTAA
- a CDS encoding amino acid ABC transporter permease: MSLDFSVVPPYAELMFIGLTWTVLITVLAGLISIVLGIVIAIVTLHAPKLISLPIRGIVFLFMGTPLLLQLYLLYYGLSQIGIMVPAFWTGVFGLGMHYAAYNADIFRASLQAVDKGQMEAARSLGFGSSASLRYFIIPQAILTALPQVGNNSIILLKDTAVLSVLGITELVLSAQRGISETYRPFEFYFVAAVLYYLINLLMEWVLSKAAKKAEAIR; the protein is encoded by the coding sequence ATGAGTCTCGATTTTAGCGTTGTTCCGCCGTATGCCGAGCTTATGTTCATTGGGCTAACCTGGACTGTACTCATTACTGTACTGGCTGGCTTAATTAGCATTGTCTTGGGAATTGTTATTGCAATTGTCACGCTGCATGCGCCCAAATTGATCAGTTTGCCCATCCGCGGTATCGTGTTTCTGTTCATGGGAACGCCGCTGCTGTTACAGCTGTATCTGCTCTATTATGGTTTGTCGCAGATCGGCATTATGGTGCCAGCTTTCTGGACCGGCGTCTTTGGCCTTGGTATGCACTACGCGGCTTACAATGCCGATATTTTCCGTGCATCGCTTCAAGCCGTTGATAAAGGACAGATGGAGGCCGCACGTTCGCTCGGTTTTGGAAGCAGCGCATCGCTGCGCTATTTCATTATCCCACAGGCGATCCTGACTGCGCTGCCACAGGTTGGAAATAACAGCATTATCCTGCTCAAGGATACAGCCGTCCTGTCGGTTCTGGGCATCACAGAATTGGTGCTGAGTGCACAGCGTGGCATCAGCGAAACCTATCGTCCTTTTGAGTTCTACTTCGTTGCAGCCGTCCTCTATTACCTCATCAATCTTTTGATGGAGTGGGTTTTGAGCAAAGCGGCCAAGAAAGCGGAAGCTATCCGATGA